In Chelonia mydas isolate rCheMyd1 chromosome 28, rCheMyd1.pri.v2, whole genome shotgun sequence, a single window of DNA contains:
- the LOC102945014 gene encoding zinc finger protein 883-like isoform X4, with amino-acid sequence MQETYENVTSLGFPVSRLDVISQLEQREEPWLPDLECSEEREILRGPCTGKDPLNQLRICDVMLRETKQQNSQQEDAEQVESHGALSQRSKGNVSRSHEQGTACEIQHRPERQQGNQPGKKLDKFIYCGGTQKDLKETTAQQEILSGKRKNTCTECGKTFSCCSALVKHQRIHTGEKPYECGECGKTFTQNSNLIRHQRIHTGEKPYECSECGKRFTHNSNLLVHQRLHTGEKPYECGECGKRFTHSSELTTHQRVHTGEKPYECCECGKAFSVCSALITHQRIHTGEKPYECCECGKAFSVCSALITHHRIHTGERPYECSECGTNFSDSSAFLQHQRIHTGERPYVCCECGKSFTRSSDLTTHQRIHTGERPYECGECGKSFTQNSNLIAHQRIHADEKPYACGECGKSFTRSSNLIAHQRIHTKEKPYECCECGKRFTDNSALITHQRIHTGEKPYECGECGKSFTQSSNLIAHQRIHTGERPYQCCECGKSFTQSSQLSTHQRIHTNAVSVGNT; translated from the exons GGTTTCCAGTCTCCAGACTTGAtgtgatctcccagctggaacaGAGGGAAGAACCGTGGCTCCCAGACCTCGAGTgttcagaggaaagagagatccTGAGAGGTCCCTGCACAGGCAAAGACCCATTAAACCAACTCAGAATCT GTGACGTGATGCTACGTGAGACTAAGCAGCAGAATTctcagcaggaagatgctgagcaagtGGAATCACATGGAGCATTATCGCAAAGATCGAAAGGGAATGTGTCCAGGAGTCACGAGCAAGGAACAGCCTGTGAGATTCAGCACAGACCGGAGAGACAGCAGGGAAACCAGCCAGGGAAGAAATTGGATAAATTCATTTACTGTGGGGGAACTCAGAAGGACCTCAAGGaaaccacagcccagcaggaaatCCTCAGCGGAAAGAGGAAAAATACGTGCAccgagtgcgggaaaacctttaGTTGCTGCTCAGCCCTTGTTAAACATCAGAGAATTCATACAGGtgagaaaccctatgaatgcggtgagtgcgggaaaaccttcactcAGAACTCAAACCTCATTAGACATCAGCGGatccacacaggtgagaaaccCTACGAATGCAGCGAGTGCGGGAAAAGATTCACTCACAACTCAAACCTTCTTGTACATCAGAGACTCCACACTGGtgagaaaccctatgaatgcggtgagtgtgggaaaagattTACTCACAGCTCAGAACTTACCACGCATCAGAGAGTGCACACAGGGGAGAagccctatgaatgctgtgagtgcgggaaagcCTTCAGTGTCTGCTCAGCCCTTATTACCCATcaaagaatccacacaggggagaagccctatgaatgctgtgagtgcgggaaagcCTTCAGTGTCTGCTCAGCCCTTATTACCCATcacagaatccacacaggggagagaccctacgaatgcagtgagtgtgggacaAACTTCAGTGACAGCTCCGCCTTTCTTcaacaccagagaatccacacgggagagaggcCCTACGTATGCTGCGaatgcgggaaaagcttcactcggaGCTCAGACCTTACtacgcatcagagaatccatacgGGCGAGAGACCCTATGAGTGCGgcgagtgcgggaaaagcttcactcagaaCTCAAACCTCAttgcacatcagagaatccacgcAGATGAGAAACCCTACGCATGCGgcgagtgcgggaaaagcttcactcggaGCTCAAACCTTATTgcgcatcagagaatccacacaaaGGAAAAGCCCTATGAATGCTGCGAGTGTGGGAAACGCTTCACTGACAACTCAGCTCTTATtacgcatcagagaatccacacaggggagaaaccctacGAATGCGgcgagtgcgggaaaagcttcactcagagctcaaaccttattgcccatcagcgaatccacaccgGGGAGAGGCCCTATCAGTgttgtgagtgcgggaaaagcttcacacAGAGCTCACAACTTtctacacatcagagaatccatacgaacgctgtgagtgtgggaaacacTTGA
- the LOC102945014 gene encoding zinc finger protein 883-like isoform X3 — translation MLRETKQQNSQQEDAEQVESHGALSQRSKGNVSRSHEQGTACEIQHRPERQQGNQPGKKLDKFIYCGGTQKDLKETTAQQEILSGKRKNTCTECGKTFSCCSALVKHQRIHTGEKPYECGECGKTFTQNSNLIRHQRIHTGEKPYECSECGKRFTHNSNLLVHQRLHTGEKPYECGECGKRFTHSSELTTHQRVHTGEKPYECCECGKAFSVCSALITHQRIHTGEKPYECCECGKAFSVCSALITHHRIHTGERPYECSECGTNFSDSSAFLQHQRIHTGERPYVCCECGKSFTRSSDLTTHQRIHTGERPYECGECGKSFTQNSNLIAHQRIHADEKPYACGECGKSFTRSSNLIAHQRIHTKEKPYECCECGKRFTDNSALITHQRIHTGEKPYECGECGKSFTQSSNLIAHQRIHTGERPYQCCECGKSFTQSSQLSTHQRIHTNAVSVGNT, via the coding sequence ATGCTACGTGAGACTAAGCAGCAGAATTctcagcaggaagatgctgagcaagtGGAATCACATGGAGCATTATCGCAAAGATCGAAAGGGAATGTGTCCAGGAGTCACGAGCAAGGAACAGCCTGTGAGATTCAGCACAGACCGGAGAGACAGCAGGGAAACCAGCCAGGGAAGAAATTGGATAAATTCATTTACTGTGGGGGAACTCAGAAGGACCTCAAGGaaaccacagcccagcaggaaatCCTCAGCGGAAAGAGGAAAAATACGTGCAccgagtgcgggaaaacctttaGTTGCTGCTCAGCCCTTGTTAAACATCAGAGAATTCATACAGGtgagaaaccctatgaatgcggtgagtgcgggaaaaccttcactcAGAACTCAAACCTCATTAGACATCAGCGGatccacacaggtgagaaaccCTACGAATGCAGCGAGTGCGGGAAAAGATTCACTCACAACTCAAACCTTCTTGTACATCAGAGACTCCACACTGGtgagaaaccctatgaatgcggtgagtgtgggaaaagattTACTCACAGCTCAGAACTTACCACGCATCAGAGAGTGCACACAGGGGAGAagccctatgaatgctgtgagtgcgggaaagcCTTCAGTGTCTGCTCAGCCCTTATTACCCATcaaagaatccacacaggggagaagccctatgaatgctgtgagtgcgggaaagcCTTCAGTGTCTGCTCAGCCCTTATTACCCATcacagaatccacacaggggagagaccctacgaatgcagtgagtgtgggacaAACTTCAGTGACAGCTCCGCCTTTCTTcaacaccagagaatccacacgggagagaggcCCTACGTATGCTGCGaatgcgggaaaagcttcactcggaGCTCAGACCTTACtacgcatcagagaatccatacgGGCGAGAGACCCTATGAGTGCGgcgagtgcgggaaaagcttcactcagaaCTCAAACCTCAttgcacatcagagaatccacgcAGATGAGAAACCCTACGCATGCGgcgagtgcgggaaaagcttcactcggaGCTCAAACCTTATTgcgcatcagagaatccacacaaaGGAAAAGCCCTATGAATGCTGCGAGTGTGGGAAACGCTTCACTGACAACTCAGCTCTTATtacgcatcagagaatccacacaggggagaaaccctacGAATGCGgcgagtgcgggaaaagcttcactcagagctcaaaccttattgcccatcagcgaatccacaccgGGGAGAGGCCCTATCAGTgttgtgagtgcgggaaaagcttcacacAGAGCTCACAACTTtctacacatcagagaatccatacgaacgctgtgagtgtgggaaacacTTGA